The following DNA comes from Arthrobacter sp. SLBN-83.
ACTCCGCCCCCTTCCCGCCAGCCCGACGACGGGCACCCCGCCGATGGACCCGTCGCGGCAGCCATCGGGCTCCTGGCGAAGCAGGGCTTCGATGCAACGTCCGTCGAGGAGCTCGCAGAGGCATCGGGAATGAGCCGCAGCACCTTCTTCCGCAGGTTTGGGTCCAAGGAGGACGTGGTCTTCGCTGACCATGAGCGGATCCTGCGCCAGGTCAATGACCGGCTGGCCGAATCAAGGCTTGAGCCGCTCGCCACCGTTGCCGATGCGGCCATGCTGGTCTTTGAGCACCACCTGCGGAACCCGGCAACGTCCCGGGCCCGGTACGGACTCCTGCAGGCAGTCCCGGCCCTTCGCGACCGGGAGCTGGTCACGTCCCACCGTTATGAGCGCGCATTCCTCCAGTTCCTCAATGACGCGCTGCCCGGAAAGGGCCAACACGAGTACAAGGCCGTCGCCTTCGCCGCGGCCGTGGTGGCCGTGCACAACGCCTTCCTCCGCCAGTGGCTGCGCACCACACCCAAGGCCGGGGACACCGCCGCGGCAGACCGGAAAAGGGCGACCGCCCTGGCCGCTGAACTCCAGGCCCTGGCGGAAACGTTCCGGCCTGCGCTCTTCGGTTCCCCAGCCCCCTCCCAACCTGCCCCGACCGTCGTCGTGACCGTCCTTCCCGGCCCTGCAGACAGGGAAGCAATCGCCCAGGCAGTCCGGGACGCCCTCCCCTAGCATCCCCGCCCCCTTTGAAACGC
Coding sequences within:
- a CDS encoding TetR/AcrR family transcriptional regulator, with protein sequence MTPPPSRQPDDGHPADGPVAAAIGLLAKQGFDATSVEELAEASGMSRSTFFRRFGSKEDVVFADHERILRQVNDRLAESRLEPLATVADAAMLVFEHHLRNPATSRARYGLLQAVPALRDRELVTSHRYERAFLQFLNDALPGKGQHEYKAVAFAAAVVAVHNAFLRQWLRTTPKAGDTAAADRKRATALAAELQALAETFRPALFGSPAPSQPAPTVVVTVLPGPADREAIAQAVRDALP